In Arcanobacterium canis, the sequence GTTTCTCATAAAGAATTGACTTTTGGTGGATAACACACGTGTAATTTATAGGGTAAGCAAATAGTCAAGGAGGCCACAACGCATGTGGAAACGGAATGACACCCGGCTCCAGGTCGCCCGTACCGAAGGTGAAACCTCTGCCGCTGATCCGCGCTCGGCACAGAAGTTGATGGCAGGAATTTTTAATCTCGGTTACGGAACCACCGATAAGGTCGAAGATCTGTCGTGGATGGAAGATGCCCTTTGCGCACAAACCGATCCCGACATCTTTTACCCTGAGAAGGGTGGCTCCACGGCTCCGGCGACGTCGATTTGCCGTAACTGCCCCGTTCAAGCTCAGTGCTTGGACTATGCCGTGACGAATGATATTCGGCACGGGATTTGGGGCGGAACTTCTGACAATGACCGCAAGCGCATGTCGCGTGAGCGAAAAGCGCGGGTAGCGGGGCAGTAGATGAGCCTTGCGTCACGTGAAAAGGTCACGGCCGTGGTAGTCACCAGCGGCCGTGATTTTGCTTATGCCCGTTCAACCCTCGATGCGATCGCACACCAGAGCCATTTGCCCACACAGACTATCCTGGTTGCCACTGCACCCCTGACGCGGGATCTATCAGATAATTCGCGCCATGAGGTGCTTCCAAATTTTTCCTTTATCTCAGCCCAAGGTGTACACAACTTTGCTCAGGCGGTGAATGTTGGCCTCAAAGACGTCGGTGATGACGGCTGGATTTGGCTCCTTCACGCAGATTCCGCTCCGCAGAGCGAGGCGCTTGACCACCTCTTGCGTGCCGGTGAGCACTCTCCTGCAACCGCAATCGTGGGAGCGAAACAAGTCAGCTGGGATGCAAATACCCTCCTTGAAGTGGGGATCCGAGCCACGCGCAGTGCGAGACGTGTACCGGAAGTCGTCCAAGATGAGCGTGACCAGGGCCAGCTCGATTCGCGTAGCGACGTATTGGCTGTGGGAACTGCCGGGATGC encodes:
- a CDS encoding WhiB family transcriptional regulator; its protein translation is MAGIFNLGYGTTDKVEDLSWMEDALCAQTDPDIFYPEKGGSTAPATSICRNCPVQAQCLDYAVTNDIRHGIWGGTSDNDRKRMSRERKARVAGQ